One Helianthus annuus cultivar XRQ/B chromosome 12, HanXRQr2.0-SUNRISE, whole genome shotgun sequence genomic region harbors:
- the LOC110895297 gene encoding uncharacterized protein LOC110895297, whose amino-acid sequence MKTSFNHLILQPKPFFTLVTMATLFPLNLQPSSRMALRPNSSSLMALKGWPCQSNMLTSKPNALTYRKPCPNISCTMKMDASQPDPHGKSTFDLVINKARKLWDNSPQEVKSFPWTTALENFTQLIIDIILVVTQFLYLPVMAVTSVSEMSYCAHERKLVLIPIPILIGVAVAGMLRNRALKLSPYLKDAKVPWHLYANMLFFTLIKLPGPYYPYWGRILIPHFANGGLFRTLWFLFLWYRMSKKDVHNDLEQKAA is encoded by the exons ATGAAAACAAGTTTTAATCATTTAATCCTTCAACCAAAACCCTTCTTCACCCTTGTAACAATGGCGACCCTTTTCCCCCTGAACCTCCAACCGTCATCTCGGATGGCCCTCAGACCTAATTCTTCTTCTCTAATGGCCCTCAAG GGTTGGCCTTGTCAATCAAACATGTTAACCTCTAAACCAAACGCCTTAACATACCGAAAACCTTGCCCAAACATCTCGTGTACTATGAAAATGGACGCATCACAGCCAGACCCACACGGAAAGTCAACTTTTGACCTTGTAATAAACAAAGCAAGAAAATTGTGGGATAATTCTCCCCAAGAAGTCAAGAGCTTTCCGTGGACTACCGCCTTGGAGAATTTCACACAACTTATTATCGACATTATTTTGGTAGTCACCCAATTCTTATATCTACCCGTAATGGCAGTTACTTCCGTTAGCGAGATGTCATATTGTGCTCATGAACGAAAGCTGGTTTTAATTCCTATCCCGATTCTTATTGGTGTTGCTGTAGCGGGAATGTTGAGAAACAGAGCGTTGAAATTATCTCCATATCTCAAG GATGCGAAAGTTCCTTGGCATTTGTATGCCAATATGCTTTTTTTCACGTTGATCAAGTTGCCGGGACCGTATTATCCATATTGGGGACGTATTTTAATCCCGCACTTTGCAAATGGAGGGTTATTTAGGACTCTATGGTTTCTTTTTTTATGGTACAGGATGTCTAAGAAGGATGTGCACAATGATCTTGAACAAAAGGCGGCATAA
- the LOC110893085 gene encoding uncharacterized protein LOC110893085: MRPIGKKEALKNQEEREHRGSKGKGRGDRYQRNDKADARYDRHRNTYSRNEPSKPRSDYPNLSKTPAEILASENLKFNPPKPLKDNPNKDTSKYCEYHKGSGHDTNDCFQLKLQIEYFVKAGKLAHLVRDIKQGPPVVKEENDKAAGKRPRELNMVHADKGKGVKRSFSTLEPWMLATMTIEPRMEDLHLTTDALIISAAVGDYRMRRILVDTGSSKDIIYEHCFNRMQPEDRKLLESVHAPIKGFTGEKVDPIGQITFPLTFGQEPRERTILLTFLVVRAESYHNVIIGRFTLGKLDAIVSTARGFMKFPTPRGIATVCRDKLGEVLNAKRCRQGPTGAIGPERWVLSTPPRSDGYNRRQPVSRS; the protein is encoded by the coding sequence ATGCGACCAATAGGAAAAAAAGAAGCTTTAAAAAACCAGGAAGAGAGGGAGCACCGGGGATCTAAAGGTAAGGGTAGAGGAGACCGATATCAAAGGAATGATAAGGCGGACGCGCGGTATGACAGACACCGAAACACCTATTCAAGGAACGAGCCTTCGAAACCTCGATCCGACTACCCCAACCTGAGCAAGACACCGGCAGAAATCTTAGCTTCGGAGAATCTCAAGTTCAATCCTCCAAAGCCGCTGAAAGATAATCCCAACAAAGACACAAGTAAATACTGTGAATACCACAAGGGGAGCGGTCATGACACTAACGACTGTTTTCAGCTAAAATTGCAGATCGAATATTTCGTAAAGGCGGGAAAATTGGCACACCTAGTAAGAGATATCAAGCAGGGCCCACCCGTCGTCAAGGAAGAAAACGATAAGGCGGCGGGTAAGAGACCGCGGGAATTGAATATGGTACACGCGGATAAGGGAAAAGGGGTAAAACGGAGTTTCTCCACGCTCGAACCCTGGATGCTAGCGACAATGACTATCGAACCTCGCATGGAGGATTTACACCTCACAACCGATGCCCTAATTATATCCGCTGCAGTAGGAGATTACCGCATGAGGCGAATCCTGGTCGACACCGGGAGCTCAAAAGACATTATCTATGAGCATTGTTTCAATAGAATGCAACCAGAAGATAGAAAACTGCTCGAATCAGTGCATGCCCCCATTAAAGGATTCACAGGCGAAAAAGTTGACCCTATTGGTCAGATCACCTTCCCGCTTACATTTGGACAAGAACCCAGAGAAAGAACCATACTCCTAACTTTCCTTGTGGTACGCGCTGAGTCATACCACAATGTGATTATTGGAAGATTCACTCTGGGGAAGTTGGACGCTATAGTTTCTACAGCGCGAGGATTCATGAAGTTCCCTACCCCGCGAGGCATTGCAACAGTATGCCGTGACAAACTAGGGGAGGTACTAAACGCCAAAAGATGTCGGCAAGGCCCCACCGGAGCCATTGGTCCGGAAAGGTGGGTACTAAGCACGCCACCCAGATCTGACGGTTATAATCGGAGACAGCCTGTCTCCCGAAGTTAA